Within the Calditrichota bacterium genome, the region CGACTTCGCCGATCTCCTGAAGATACCGCTCGAGAGACTGGTTGGTCCTGATGTTAACCTTCTTGGCGATCTTGGTCATATTCGTCGAATTTGGTTAGATTGAATCCTTATATTATACGATTACGATAGTCAAGAGGCAAGGTTTGTCCGGCTTTCCAGGATTTATAGAAGCGGCCGATTTCACGCTGCGCTCGCTTACCGCATTACTTGCGGTCATCAACCCGCTCGAAGTGCTGCCGGTTTTCATTGCGGTTACTGCGACCCAGTCGGCAATTCAGCGCCGCCGGACGGCGCGGCTGGCGACTGTCTATGCGTTCGTCCTCTTGCTCGTATTCATATTGATGGGGCACCTGATTCTGCGCCTCTTCAGCATATCGATAGACGCTTTTCGGGTCGCTGGCGGCATCCTGATGCTGATGATAGGCCTTGAGATGGTCCACTCCCGATTCTCTGCGGTGGCGCATCCTACCGTCAGGGAATATGCCGAGGCAGTCAAAGCGGAGGATGTCGCCCTAATGCCTTTGGCGACGCCGATGCTCTCAGGTCCGGGAGCCATAACCACAGCGCTGGTGATGGTCGGCGATGGCTTCAGCCTTTGGCGAATCCTGCTCTCCATCGGGATTGCACTCTTTGTCCTGGGATTAACTTACATTCTCCTGATCGCGGCTGAGACCGTCCACAAGCGTATAGGCGCCAATGGCATCGGGTTGTTGACGAGGATGATGGGGCTTTTGCTGATCGCCTATGCCGTTCAGATGGGCTTTCAGGGCGCGAAGGGATTGCTGCGGTAGAGAAAAAGAGGGCAGGACAAGCCTGCCCTCGGGAAAGACTATTCGACCGGTTGGTCAGTTCTTCGACATCGAAGGGATGATGCCGGCGATGCCAAGTATGTCGTCGCGTAGTTTCACCAGCGCGGTCGCGGGATCGTTAAG harbors:
- a CDS encoding NAAT family transporter; its protein translation is MESLYYTITIVKRQGLSGFPGFIEAADFTLRSLTALLAVINPLEVLPVFIAVTATQSAIQRRRTARLATVYAFVLLLVFILMGHLILRLFSISIDAFRVAGGILMLMIGLEMVHSRFSAVAHPTVREYAEAVKAEDVALMPLATPMLSGPGAITTALVMVGDGFSLWRILLSIGIALFVLGLTYILLIAAETVHKRIGANGIGLLTRMMGLLLIAYAVQMGFQGAKGLLR